The genomic segment ACCAGTTATTAGTGCAAGGAACCATCATTTAAATGTTCTCTATGTATTATAGCAAATCaatttgtttctctcttcattttaatgtgttttaagaaaaatgaagtatggttacttttacttgaaaatatgttttattttttgcagtgtTTGAGCAACACACCTCCACTTACTGAGTATTTCCTCAATGATAAGTATCAAGAAGAACTGAATTTTGACAATCCCTTAGGAATGAGAGGTGAAATAGCTAAATCTTATGCCGAACTGATCAAGCAAATGTGGTCTGGAAAGTTTAGCTACGTCACCCCAAGAGCCTTTAAGGTAAGTGTGATAAATGCATTTTAGCAAGGGCACCTACAAGGGTACAAAGGTTGGTTCTTGGGGTAGGGGGAGTGAAAAATAGTAGCTATTACAATGGTTTGTGGCCCTCCAAAGGAATACAGTACATAAATAGATATACAATATATCTGTGGTATAAAATTTAGGTGGGAGGGATATGGAAGAGTTTTAtccgttttgtttttgtttttgttttacgtCTAAATCTGGGATGGggagaataatgaaaaaaagttgaaaaacactggTGTGGTACAAGAATGACTATGGAGACAGTAATGAGCGTTTGTATAGTTGTTTTGGAATATAGTACATCTCTGGAAAACCTACGTGAATATTCTATACAAATGTGAAAGACTAAATTTGGGCGTTACTGAACTCTTAAGAACCCATTTTACTTTGAGAGTcatgaatttgaaaaattatcaaaatgaaaattgtCTGCAAACCAAGCACTAAAAATTAAGTGTACTTTCAATATGGTTCTTAAACTTTTAAGGTTATTCACATGTGTGAATTGTTACTTATCAAGGTATTTATTGTTCAAATAAGAACTGAGCTGAAATTAAGCTTTATGGCTGAAATTTAGCTTTATGTTGTTAAAAAAATTCCTACTTAACTATATAGGTGAAACTTTGAGAAATTTTAAACTTGTAAAGAGAATAAGCAATTTTAAGTTGTTATTTATACAAGTAATTTAAATGGCATTGATATAGGACATCTACTAGACAACATTTTTTATTAGCTATATACTagttcttagaaaataaaaaacaaccagCAAATCAAAATACCTCTGTATTTGTCTTCCTTAACATTCTAAACTTTGGACATACTAGTCCAGACAAACCATCTCTCAGCTCTTTCCCATCTTTctaattggttttgttttggtagatTTTCTGTCTTGAAATTATGTGTAAATAGGTTCTTGATTTATGTGAGTTTTTTCTGTCACATGATGATTCGTACTATTAGATTTATTTTCAGTCTCAtccaaaaaaaaatagtgatgcaaagatttggaaaattgAATATGAACATTAATGTTTCTGTTATCTCTATAAGACTCATCCTCCTTTTGCACATAAAAACTAAGTGAGAGCCTAGAGTAGTTATCTTAAAAATGCTTTCAGATACGTGATTATCTTTATGTGGTAATACAGCAAGGATGAGAACCTGCCTCTTACTGTCTACCTACCAGACATTTATAGGAGGAGGCAATAGGAATACCTAAAGCTAAGAATTAAGAACATCTGGAAAATCCTTTGACAAATAGTGAAACAACAATTAATGACAATGAAATCTATGACCAAAgatcaatacatttttatatataaggaTTACATGTGTTGATCTATTTTATCCCAGATAAGCTTTGTTGAGTGCTTACTAggaatgcaaaacaaaatataattcatatatattcCTGTTGTTcatgtatacaatttttattattcacAGGAGTGAGTCCTTAACACTGAACTCACAGCAaacagcactataactcatgTCTTAATGAAGCATATCTAACACATACTTTTTCTCCATAAAGCACATCACAGCTTTCTTGCATTTAGGAACACTAGCCTGGCATGTTAGTACTTCGTTTAGTGGCcattttaaatactgaaattaacaacaaaaagaacaaaaatgtgaaaaaacatAACACTAAATAAACTACaaaggacacttgtttatagATTCAGAACTGAAACAACAAGCCAAAGCATCACCTTGTTCAACCCCAGCTGGTAACACGCATGCCAGGTGACTCAAATTTTTTGCCAAATGACCATGAATtgattttggggttacaaataaattttagcaagcaGGCAGATTCACAAATGTGGAATCCATGAATAATGAGAAtctattgtacatatttttaaaaatcaatcctGTTCCTAGAACTGATTTTATGGTTCTGCATTTCTTACAGACACAGGTAGGACGTTTTGCACCTCAGTTCTCTGGATATCAGCAGCAAGACTGTCAAGAACTATTAGCTTTCCTATTAGATGGATTACATGAGGATTTGAATAGAATTAGGAAAAAACCATATATACAATTAAAAGATGCAGATGGAAGGCCAGATAAGGTAAATTTCATGATCTTATTTTCACCATTGTTATAATTTTGTGATAACCTCTTTCTAATTTGTGTCTGTTATCCTTGTAGGTAGTTGCCGAAGAAGCCTGGGAAAACCATTTAAAACGAAATGATTCTATCATAGTAGATATATTTCATGGCCTTTTCAAATCAACTTTAGTTTGTCCTGAGTGTGCTAAGATTTCAGTAACATTTGATCCTTTTTGTTACTTGACACTTCCATTGCCCATGAAAAAAGAACGCACTTTGGAAGTTTACTTAGTTAGAATGGATCCGCTTACCAAACCTATGCAGGTAAATcatgggggtttttttgtttgtttttttggtttttttgcatttgttatttttagtgtTGCGtccttattataaaaattaactgttgAATTATCAAGCCCAATCAATAATGTTTATTTGTATAAGAGATTTTATAAGCTGAGTACTTTGGAAATTAGTGTGACTTTTTACAATCTTGAAAGAGCAACATGTGTCAtataaaaaattctcaaaaggCTTTTTCTCATGAAAGAAAGATGAGaggtttgtttttataatattggGTGAATATTACCTTATGAAgattaacattttttatattttttaaacttcaagtTTCGtgttaattgtaatttttttactaGTGGCTATTGGAAGTAAAGCTAATACTGTACATTTTAATTCATAATGTGATAATAGTGTATTTAAATACTTGTAATTTTTAGGCATTTTAGGAACTTAAAGTAGAAGTTAGACTGAAAATATTTCGTTCAGTAATGTTCtctaatttttaatactttgaagTATCACATATTACTTATTCTGTGCAAAAGTCCTGTGTTAAGTCTTACTGTCAGATTGTCTGCCTGATTCCGTTACCTAGTTTTATAAttgcattatttatattttttgggtAAAGCACTGTCTTTTCTCCCTTAGTTATTATATAATCCTCTTCTGACACTTGACCCATCCCAGTGAAAgtaacttcttctttttctacctcTCTTTCCCTGAATTCTAACACTTAACtaattttattataacttttggcttacttttatattttctccttagACTACAAGTTCTTTGAAGACAGGGACCTTGTAAACCTTTGTATTTCCAACTTTTGTGGCTTGTAGATATTAATGCACAAGAagtattcaaaaattttattcaTCAAGATACTTAACTATGCACCTACTAAGTATAAAGCTGTTTCACTAAACAAAACAGATACGATTCCTGCTTTAGAAGattgttttctgtaaatttttagCCAAATAGCTCAGTTTGTTAGTTCGTAATAGTCATGATGTCTATATGAAAGCTATACTTTGAACAAAATTATGATCTTACCATTCAGGGATGTATTTGGGTTTACTGTCAACAAAGGCAGAGTGTATGTAGTGTTCATTAAAAACACAGTCCTTTTATTCAAAGTAATTAAAGTCTAGTAGATACTAGGTATGTATTCAGTTATGCAAATTTAagctatttgtttttctgctgctttatgttttctttatgaaCTCATTGAACACAATGCCCTCATCAGTATTTCACTGGGGAGTGCTAAGTACTATCCCTTATCTGTGACCAGAGCCAATAAAGACCTGCTTTTACTTTTGGCCTGGGGAATAtgtgttcacatttttaaagttatgtcCTTTAGGTATTTACTTATTCACTCTTTTTTAAGTACAAGATTGTTAACATTCTTTTCAATGGTGAGAAACTATAACAGTGCCAAACCACATCCTTACCTCTCTAGTTTGTAACTTTGCAAATATACACCAATGAGTGTAATGGAGCAAGAGAGCATAGAATAATGAGTATAAATTTActgcaacaaaaaataaatgtagatattTTATTCCTCTACAGCACATTTGTTAGAGATAATATTCTCCCATGCCAATAATATAAGTAATCTATATCATAATAGTGGCAAATTGCATTAATTTACACATTAGTCCATAAGGTATATGGTAAGTACTCTTCCATAAATTGGGCTCGAAATTATTTTTCCAGCAATGTGAATTTCATTGACTTACCACTTTTCTCATTTGGTGACCAATGATATAAATTTGTGGAAGTTAGAGCCATGGTTAGCACAGAGAAATTcggttgtttttgtgttttgtgttttttttttttcttttttccatttagaGGCAGTACCAACTCAAATACAAAATGATCACTTGCTTTAACCAGTTCGTGAGGAAAGTGAAATTAGCTGAGTTTGCCTATTTGTTGAGTTTTCCCATCACTGAAGTTGATTTAGGTCATGGAAgcttattaggaaaaatattgaATATGTATTATGTCTTGGGCTCTCATGCTGTGCAAGGTGCTAGAAATATAATGGTGTTTCTAGTCCTTGTTCTTCAAGAAGCTTGTCATACAGTGTGAAAATTGCTCTGACAGGGTGCTgcaagaaaacacagaaagagtAACCTACCCAAACTAGTTATGAGGCCTGTGATGAATTCTGAAGGACAATTAGGTTATAAGCAGgggaaaactagaaataaaagcattataGGGCAAGATAGTGGCATGTAGAAAGAACTTATGGCAAAAGAGGACATGGCCCACTTCTGTAGTCTACAAGTATGGCAAGCAGGAGCTAGATCACAAAGAACTTTGATGCCAGTATAAGAAGTTTGAACTTCATCCTAAAAACTAGGGAAGCCATTAAAGACTATTAAGTATAGATATTATATGGCCAGAATTGTGTTTGAGAAAGATGATTCTGGCTAGCACAGAGATTGGTTAGAAAAGGCTTAGCACTAAGACCAGATAAGAAGCTTTTAGTGATCAGACGACAGACAAATGACAAACGCTTCAGCTCAGAAAATGAGTGTCAGGATGGCAGTTTGAAGAACCAGTTGAATGTGGGAAGTGAAAATGTATGAGTATATTCAAAGATGATGCCAAGTTTACTTGACGGGAAAAGAGGAGACAGCAGTGCTGTTTTAGTGGAATATATAGGAAGAACAAGTTGAAGAAGGAATCTATTTTCGTATTGAGCATGGTGGCCTAACATGACCCAATCCTGTGTTTAGCATTGGACATGCTGACTTATAGATGCATGAGAACACTTAGGTAGAGATATCCAGTAGGCATTGAATTTGTGTATCTAGACCAAAGGAGAGAGACTGCTTTAGATGTAAATTGGGCAATGAGCTCTATGAAAATGATAGTCAGTGTTTTAGAAGAATGAGATTACTTAAGGCTAAGGTGACCCTGTGATTTATCATCTAAACAAGAACTCTTTTGAAAATAGAAGGGACTGTCATTAATAATTATACTAGGATATCAGGCTAATCCAGGACTGGCCAAAGCAAATCAGGAGATACTGTCACCTCATCCAGGGAGAGCATATAAAATTGAGAAGAAGGCTAAAGACAAAACTCTAAAGAACACTATAGGAGAACTTCAAAAGTAGAATATGATCATAGCAATagaaaagaattaagaaataGTCGTGTTATAAGGAAAGGGAATTTCTTAAGGAGAAAGTGGTCAGCAGTCATATTACAAAGAGGtcaataaaataaagactgaTAAGTTGTAAACAGTATTGGCAGCCTTGGAAACAAGTTAAATAAAGAGGTGAAGACAAGCCAGCAAGAGGGTTGAGAAGTAAATGTgataagaaaattataatatagATACCattaataaagttatttataaaatagaggaaaaggGGAGATAATTAGAGGGAAAGCAATGAGGGACGCTTGTTTTTTGAGAGACTTTATATTCCATTGCTTATGCAAGAGTCAagataaaatggaagaaagaataatTGCTGGGTTTAGGTCCCAGAGAAAGCAGAAGAGCATGGGATTTAGAGCATAGATGCTAGGGTTAGCCTTGAATAAGAAAAGAGACACCTGTCTTCCCATGTGTTGCAAGAGACAAAAAAGTACCTATATGTATTCAAAGAAGTTAGTAGGAGAACAGGAAGTTGGAGATTTTCCCACCCAGTAGCTTCTGTTTTTGAGGTAAAATAGGTATTCTGCTGATATTAAGGGAGCAGTAGTGAAATAGGAAGCCTAAAGAATggtgaagtttttttgtttttttgtttgtttatttgtttttgaggcggggtcttgctctgtcacccaagttggagtgcagtacggtgtgatctcagctctcgctcactgcaacctctgcctcctgggctcaagggattctcccacctcagactcccaagtagctgggactacaggtgtgtgcctccatgcccagctaattttttgtatttttgtagcaacggggttttgccatgttgtccaggctagtctcgaacttcttgggcttaagcgattcacccgccttgacctcccaaagtgttgggattataggcgtgagccactgcacccagtccgaTGAAGATTTTAAATAGTTATTGAGATAAATGAGAGAATAAGCAGATGTGTGATATGCAGAATTATTTCTGGGTACTGTCAAAGGGTCGGTTGAGATTGGGCACTGTGAATTTGTAGCACACCAACCTCTAAAATTGAGAAATTTTCTCCAGCACATATGAACAGCTCTGAGAAAGTTTAGCAAGAGTGGAATGAATAGAATTGAGTAACAAAGACATTAAAGGTTCGCGATAAAGCATGTAGGGCCTGGGTGGAAGGGCAAGAAGACAGTAGGGAGCTGGTAAACTGGGAGAAAACAGAGTTAAAAGGAATAGAAATCTCtgtgcaagccaagaagagagaagaatgaatttCCAGAAGTAAGAAGTAGCGGTTAGACAGTAGCCTGTTAGTTTAAGATAGTAAaagtggggctgggtgcagtggctgactcctgtaatcccagcattttgggagactgaagcagaaggatcacttgaatccaggattttgagaccattctgggcaacataatgagacctcgtctctaaaaaataaaaattagccactcatggtggcacacgcctgtagtcctagctacgcaggaggctgaattgggaagatggcttgagcctgggaggttgaggctgcagtgagccaagatcatgccctgtactccagcctgggcaacagagtgagagcctgtctctaaaaaacaaacaaaaaaacatagcaAAAGTGGGAGCAGTTTCAAGTGATGACAGGATCTAATAAGTTGACTAAGGTTGATTAATGCAAATGTCTTTGAATTGAGGAACCAAGGAATGATAAGACTAGGACAAATTATCCATGTGGACATTGTCACCCAGGACCCAGGATGGTGGCAAGATTAGAAACAAACACTGAGCCAAATGCCAAATGAATGTGAGGTAGCAACCATGAGGTCACTCtcatttactgaattttttttccaaagtaacAAATTTAttacaattcttttttgttttttagtacaAAGTGGTTGTCCCCAAAATTGGAAACATATTAGATCTTTGTACAGCATTGTCTGCTTTGTCAGGAATACCTGCAGATAAGGTAAGATGTTTCTGGGGTTGAAGTATATAAGTTGGTATTTAGTTTCTTAGTGTTGTAAAACCAgcttaatagaaatttatttccttttagatgATAGTTACTGATATATACAATCATAGATTTCACAGAATATTCGCTATGGATGAAAACCTTAGTAGTATTATGGAACGGGATGATATTTATGTGTAAGTATAAAACTCATTGTGCAAAatattacttgaaaaaaaaatcaaaagaagtaaCATAAAATTTTGAGAGTTTATGGTCAGTTTTGTCCTTGTAGGTTTGAAATTAACATCAATAGGACAGAAGATACAGAGCATGTGATTATTCCTGTTTGCCTAAGAGAAAAATTCAGACACTCAAGTTATACCCACCATACTGGTTCTTCACTTTTTGGTCAGCCTTTTCTTATGGCTGTACCACGAAACAATACTGAAGACAAACTTTATAATCTCCTGCTCTTGAGAATGTGGTAAGTGCCAAACAATTCTACATTGACAAAATAAATAtgggaataaaatataaaatagctaataaaaataaacacacaaggTACTATCAGAATATAATTATACAAGTCTGTATTGTCTCAGTTTTGTTTATAGTCAGATTATAGTCCTAATCCACTTTCTTATTCACGTAAAACACATTATGGAGGTAATTTCAAACCCAGGAAGCATGAAGTCTGTAGCAAGGCCAAAAGTTTACAGTTGGAAGGAAATAGGAATTTATGTTATAATAATTATGTGTTACATgtttgttctgtgaaatcataACAAATGTCAAATGCTATATGTTTGCACTGTGAAATGACAAATGTCAAATGcttcatttctttatatacaTTACCACTTCATGATTAATAGTATTGTACGGCAGCCTATTTTTTGCCTTCCTAAATCCCCTTATTTGAATTATAAAGTTATCAAGAATGTCATTTGATCCCTTTTATCTTTGAAAGCTGATATATTTAGTATTCTTTCTTGCATATCTAATTATTATGGTTTCATAACCCATATGTAAAGatcacattatacaaaaataagtgtttttaGCAACAATATATACCATCTAAATGAGGATAAgttgagaaattatttgcaacaaatatttaacatttaacctAAAAGGTAACgtactaattatttttataaagaggagCAAAACAAATTATTAGTCAGCTATATGTATGGTACTGTAAGTTTGATTTTAACCTTGAATCTACTAAGTGACCACTGTTACTAcattaaaaagttttgttttactgatagaatgaaaacatttttaaagtttttatctttGTAGTACTGAACTTGtttgatttctgattttacttaAGCCGATATGTCAAAATATCTACTGAAACTGAAGAAACTGAAGGATCCCTACACTGCTGTAAGGACCAAAATATTAATGGGAATGGCCCAAATGGCATACATGAAGAAGGCTCACCAAGTAAGACTTTTctgttaaattataaaaatgtttcacttAAATAATTGCTTCAGAGAGAAAGTTAAGAAAATGGGAATTAAAGAGCTAAAAAATACCTGCAAACCTACgactaataatattaataatttaaaaatataacattgagTTTATTTAAAGTTCTCTAATATCTAAAATTAGGTGAAATGGAAACAGATGAGCCAGATGATGAATCCAGCCAGGATCAAGAACTTCCCTCAGAGAATGAAAACAGTCAGTCTGAAGATTCAGTTGGAGGAGATAATGATTCTGAAAATGGATTATGTACTGAGGACACTTGCAAAGGTCAACTCACGGGACACAAAAAACGATTGTTTACATTCCAGTTCAACAACTTAGGCAATACTGATATCAACTACATCAAAGATGATACCAGACATATAAGATTTGATGATAGGCAGCTTAGGCTAGatggtaagtatttgtgaaaAATGGCTTGAACATTAAACAAGCAgagcatgtttttttgttttttaggtgaAAACCATGAAATTCAGCCCTGTCAAGAAATACACTATTTACTTTTCTATCTCAAATTTTATATGAAAGGACTTAATATCTAAGTAGACCaaaatgtgtgtctgtgtttcatAAATGGAGATTGAATTCATGCTTaagttttctatctttttttaaacttttaaattatttcaatggcTTGGAAACTGCTATTTGCCCTAATCACCTGTACAAGTAGAAAagattgctatttatttattctagtgTATATCCtaacattaaaatatactttaatactaagacatattaaattttaaagaaaaaatatgttttccaccTTAGAAAGATCTTTTCTTGCTTTGGATTGGGATCCTGATTTGAAAAAACGATATTTTGATGAAAATGCTGCTGAGGTAAGTCATCACTCACTTATTTACCTTTCCTTGATTTACTTTATGTGATTACCAGAGATAATCATACTGTTGTGTTACATTCTTTGCTTCCACCAAATGTTCATTTTGCCAGTAAAAAATTGGTCATGAACTAGAAAAGAAAGTCTTTgcaaaaatacctttttttccccaaaggttCAGAGTTCATTTTGAACATGTTTTGCTCATCCATATAGGAGTGTACAggaattatttagaagtatgaTATAAATCTCAACTGAAATAAGCTTTATGATTCTTGTGAGAAAGTTTAGgagttttcattattattcataGTAAGATGGTACCACTAAAatgagttttgtttcatttgttctcTTAACTCAAGAAATACTTCTCTTTAGGACTTTGAAAAACATGAAAGTGTGGAGTATAAACCTCCTAAAAAACCCTTTGTGAAATTAAAAGATTGCATTGAACTTTttacaacaaaagaaaagctAGGTGCTGAAGATCCCTGGTAagagacaaaattaaataattgtttttgttttctttaagggTTTATTCTGAGATACGTGCCACATTAACTTGAAAAAGTAATTACTAAATTCTCTTTGATGTTTTAAATAGTAAAGGATTCTTTATATAAGTGGTAGCCTTTTAAGAGGGATAGGAATGTCTTAAAAAATACTGTTACAGTGttgccttaattttattactgTGTTTTTCCTAATAGCCATTATActattaataattcattttagtTACTTGTTTTCCAAGAAATTTTAGCTACGTAATCATTTTGAGAGAAGCTTTTTAGGAAAAGTGTAGTGATATATTTTGTGATGTTATTCCATTAGAGCCCAGTTTTGAGATTTTCTAATACCTATCTTCCAGCACAGATGTCTTTTTTGCATACTAAAAGAGAAATAATCTAGCCCTcattatgtctttaaatatttgtttgtatattaatttataatggTTTAACCTTTTTGGAAAAtgtgttgaaaataaaaataacaagagttGCTTTCAACCTGGTACATATTAGGCATACGATAATTGCCCACTGAATAAATGTAGAACTTTCTgaacattttttgttattttcattaatgGGGGTTGTTTGTACCTCTATCAAGCTTTAAATACTTCTCTTTATTCTTAGGTATTGTCCGAATTGTAAAGAACATCAGCAAGCCACAAAGAAATTGGATTTATGGTCCTTGCCTCCAGTACTTGTAGTACATCTCAAGCGATTTTCTTACAGTCGATACATGAGAGACAAGTTGGATACCTTAGTTGATTTCCCTATCAAGTAAgctttaattgtattttataagtATTGAGCAACTCTTCTTTCAAATTTACTTGATGCTTTTTGTTATTATCCTTTAGTAAATATCAGGTGCCATTGGACCCAATTTCAGCTTTCAAGTTTGCTTTTGAGTAGTTCTAACAATTTATAAGGATCAgtgtttcaaaatttttattttttcttagagattttCCAAAGACCAAAGaggaaatatacttttaaaaactaaaaacaataaaactccttTTGTGTTATATTACCTATGGGTTAATTGGTCTCATTTATAAATCTAAGATACTTTATGGTACTTAGTAATTTTGTTTATCTAGGAATTATTTCATCATTACTCATCACTTACTTCTAAATATGTTGGGTTttcttggtggtttttttttctttgtttgtttgttttttgagacagagtctcactctgttgcccaggctggagtgcaatggcacaatctcagctcactgcaacctccacctcctggattcaagtgattctcctgcctcagcctcccaagtagctgggattacagccacctgccaccatgcccagctaatttttgtatttttagtacagacaaggtttcaccatattgaccaggctggtctcaaactcctgacctcaagtgatccgcccgccttgacctcccaaagtgctgggattacaggcatgagccaccacgcccagccctaaaTATGCTGTTttcaaaaagactaaaataaaacagaataatggAATTGCTTAGAAGGATAACACCGTAGTGAAATAAATCATCCCTATTACATCATCCTTCAGTTTTCCTATTGCCATTATTTGACATCATATTTGTAAAAAGATAcatctatggccataccaccttGAACGCACCCTGATCTTGTCTGTAAAGAAGTACAAAGAAGTCTGTATACATCTTCAtgctttatctctctttttttcttcccctgctTTTACTGAACAGTTGAGAATTCAGAATGACAAAAAGGAAACATTGTATTCCCAATCACTTAGTCATTCAATAGGAAGGACTGCATCACACAATATTTTGTACAAGAACTTAGTACTATCCCATTTTGCAAAAAAAACTTTCAGTGGTATTATTTCATATTCTGTGATATTTGTGCACCAAAATGTACTTGATACAGTTAGTAAGTGGACAATTGCTAAAGGCAGGTGTATCTACAAAGGTAACTAGAAGGAAAtagattacataaaatattcattgGATTACTCAATATAATTGGtggttataaatttaaaattatttgtaattattgagtgaaaaaaagatcattttctctttaacaaaATAGTGAGCTATAAGTTTTCAAGAATATAGCATTTGGCAATGTAAGTATAAGAAAAAgaatcagggctgggcacagtggctcacgcctgtaatcccagcactatgggagaccgaggtggacagatcatgaggtcaggagatcaaaaccatcctagccaacatggtgaaaccccatccctaccaaaatacaaaaaaattagccaggcgtggtggcacgtgcctgtagtcccagctacttgggaggctgaggaaggaaaatcgcttgaacccgggaggtggagattgcagtgagctgagatcgcgccactgcactccagcctacctagtgacagagcga from the Macaca thibetana thibetana isolate TM-01 chromosome 11, ASM2454274v1, whole genome shotgun sequence genome contains:
- the USP15 gene encoding ubiquitin carboxyl-terminal hydrolase 15 isoform X4 codes for the protein MAEGGAADLDTQRSDIATLLKTSLRKGDTWYLVDSRWFKQWKKYVGFDSWDKYQMGDQNVYPGPIDNSGLLKDGDAQSLKEHLIDELDYILLPTEGWNKLVSWYTLMEGQEPIARKVVEQGMFVKHCKVEVYLTELKLCENGNMNNVVTRRFSKADTIDTIEKEIRKIFSIPDEKETRLWNKYMSNTFEPLNKPDSTIQDAGLYQGQVLVIEQKNEDGTWPRGPSTPKSPGASNFSTLPKISPSSLSNNYNNMNNRNVKNSNYCLPSYTAYKNYDYSEPGRNNEQPGLCGLSNLGNTCFMNSAIQCLSNTPPLTEYFLNDKYQEELNFDNPLGMRGEIAKSYAELIKQMWSGKFSYVTPRAFKTQVGRFAPQFSGYQQQDCQELLAFLLDGLHEDLNRIRKKPYIQLKDADGRPDKVVAEEAWENHLKRNDSIIVDIFHGLFKSTLVCPECAKISVTFDPFCYLTLPLPMKKERTLEVYLVRMDPLTKPMQYKVVVPKIGNILDLCTALSALSGIPADKMIVTDIYNHRFHRIFAMDENLSSIMERDDIYVFEININRTEDTEHVIIPVCLREKFRHSSYTHHTGSSLFGQPFLMAVPRNNTEDKLYNLLLLRMCRYVKISTETEETEGSLHCCKDQNINGNGPNGIHEEGSPSEMETDEPDDESSQDQELPSENENSQSEDSVGGDNDSENGLCTEDTCKGQLTGHKKRLFTFQFNNLGNTDINYIKDDTRHIRFDDRQLRLDERSFLALDWDPDLKKRYFDENAAEKYFSLGL
- the USP15 gene encoding ubiquitin carboxyl-terminal hydrolase 15 isoform X3 — its product is MFVKHCKVEVYLTELKLCENGNMNNVVTRRFSKADTIDTIEKEIRKIFSIPDEKETRLWNKYMSNTFEPLNKPDSTIQDAGLYQGQVLVIEQKNEDGTWPRGPSTPKSPGASNFSTLPKISPSSLSNNYNNMNNRNVKNSNYCLPSYTAYKNYDYSEPGRNNEQPGLCGLSNLGNTCFMNSAIQCLSNTPPLTEYFLNDKYQEELNFDNPLGMRGEIAKSYAELIKQMWSGKFSYVTPRAFKTQVGRFAPQFSGYQQQDCQELLAFLLDGLHEDLNRIRKKPYIQLKDADGRPDKVVAEEAWENHLKRNDSIIVDIFHGLFKSTLVCPECAKISVTFDPFCYLTLPLPMKKERTLEVYLVRMDPLTKPMQYKVVVPKIGNILDLCTALSALSGIPADKMIVTDIYNHRFHRIFAMDENLSSIMERDDIYVFEININRTEDTEHVIIPVCLREKFRHSSYTHHTGSSLFGQPFLMAVPRNNTEDKLYNLLLLRMCRYVKISTETEETEGSLHCCKDQNINGNGPNGIHEEGSPSEMETDEPDDESSQDQELPSENENSQSEDSVGGDNDSENGLCTEDTCKGQLTGHKKRLFTFQFNNLGNTDINYIKDDTRHIRFDDRQLRLDERSFLALDWDPDLKKRYFDENAAEDFEKHESVEYKPPKKPFVKLKDCIELFTTKEKLGAEDPWYCPNCKEHQQATKKLDLWSLPPVLVVHLKRFSYSRYMRDKLDTLVDFPINDLDMSEFLINPNAGPCRYNLIAVSNHYGGMGGGHYTAFAKNKDDGKWYYFDDSSVSTASEDQIVSKAAYVLFYQRQDTFSGTGFFPLDRETKGASAATGIPLESDEDSNDNDNDIENENCMHTN
- the USP15 gene encoding ubiquitin carboxyl-terminal hydrolase 15 isoform X5, whose protein sequence is MLVYTKDSVKNSNYCLPSYTAYKNYDYSEPGRNNEQPGLCGLSNLGNTCFMNSAIQCLSNTPPLTEYFLNDKYQEELNFDNPLGMRGEIAKSYAELIKQMWSGKFSYVTPRAFKTQVGRFAPQFSGYQQQDCQELLAFLLDGLHEDLNRIRKKPYIQLKDADGRPDKVVAEEAWENHLKRNDSIIVDIFHGLFKSTLVCPECAKISVTFDPFCYLTLPLPMKKERTLEVYLVRMDPLTKPMQYKVVVPKIGNILDLCTALSALSGIPADKMIVTDIYNHRFHRIFAMDENLSSIMERDDIYVFEININRTEDTEHVIIPVCLREKFRHSSYTHHTGSSLFGQPFLMAVPRNNTEDKLYNLLLLRMCRYVKISTETEETEGSLHCCKDQNINGNGPNGIHEEGSPSEMETDEPDDESSQDQELPSENENSQSEDSVGGDNDSENGLCTEDTCKGQLTGHKKRLFTFQFNNLGNTDINYIKDDTRHIRFDDRQLRLDERSFLALDWDPDLKKRYFDENAAEDFEKHESVEYKPPKKPFVKLKDCIELFTTKEKLGAEDPWYCPNCKEHQQATKKLDLWSLPPVLVVHLKRFSYSRYMRDKLDTLVDFPINDLDMSEFLINPNAGPCRYNLIAVSNHYGGMGGGHYTAFAKNKDDGKWYYFDDSSVSTASEDQIVSKAAYVLFYQRQDTFSGTGFFPLDRETKGASAATGIPLESDEDSNDNDNDIENENCMHTN